One genomic region from Pyxicephalus adspersus chromosome 1, UCB_Pads_2.0, whole genome shotgun sequence encodes:
- the LOC140340909 gene encoding potassium voltage-gated channel subfamily A member 3, which translates to MRYFDPLRNEYFFDRNRPSFDAILYYYQSGGRIRRPVNVPIDIFSEEIRFYELGEEAMEKFREDEGFIREEERPLPANDFQRQVWLLFEYPESSGPARGIAIVSVLVILISIVIFCLETLPEFRDDKEYNGPVLPPINGTGPYLSSSFTDPFFVVETLCIIWFSFELLVRFFACPSKATFSKNIMNIIDIVAIIPYFITLGTELAERQGNGQQAMSLAILRVIRLVRVFRIFKLSRHSKGLQILGQTLKASMRELGLLIFFLFIGVILFSSAVYFAEADDPSSGFNSIPDAFWWAVVTMTTVGYGDMHPVTIGGKIVGSLCAIAGVLTIALPVPVIVSNFNYFYHRETEGEEQAQYMHVGSCQHLSSNEELKKTRSNSTLSKSEYMVIEEGVSPGPYKQPSFKTPNCTTNNPNCVNIKKIFTDV; encoded by the coding sequence ATGAGGTACTTCGACCCGCTGAGGAACGAGTACTTCTTTGACCGGAACCGGCCGAGCTTTGATGCCATTCTCTATTACTACCAGTCAGGGGGCCGCATCCGGAGACCGGTCAATGTGCCCATAGACATCTTCTCCGAGGAGATCCGATTCTATGAACTGGGGGAGGAGGCCATGGAGAAGTTCCGGGAGGATGAGGGCTTTATTAGGGAGGAGGAGAGACCTCTGCCCGCCAATGACTTCCAGAGACAAGTCTGGCTGCTCTTCGAGTACCCCGAGAGTTCGGGTCCGGCCCGGGGTATCGCCATCGTGTCGGTGCTGGTCATCCTCATCTCCATCGTCATTTTCTGCCTGGAAACTTTGCCCGAGTTCCGGGACGACAAGGAGTATAATGGGCCGGTGCTGCCCCCCATCAATGGCACCGGCCCTTACCTGAGCAGCTCGTTCACCGACCCGTTCTTCGTGGTGGAGACCCTGTGCATCATATGGTTCTCCTTCGAGCTGCTGGTCCGCTTCTTCGCCTGCCCGAGCAAAGCCACCTTCTCCAAGAACATCATGAACATCATAGACATCGTAGCCATCATCCCTTACTTCATCACCCTGGGCACCGAGCTGGCAGAGCGCCAGGGCAATGGGCAGCAGGCCATGTCTTTGGCCATCCTCAGGGTCATCCGTCTGGTCAGAGTCTTTCGGATCTTCAAGCTCTCCAGACACTCCAAGGGGCTGCAGATCCTGGGGCAAACTCTGAAAGCCAGCATGAGGGAGCTGGGGCTgctcatcttcttcctcttcatcGGTGTCATTCTATTCTCCAGCGCCGTCTACTTTGCCGAGGCAGATGACCCATCCTCCGGCTTCAACAGCATCCCAGACGCCTTCTGGTGGGCAGTGGTCACTATGACCACGGTGGGCTATGGGGACATGCACCCGGTCACCATCGGGGGGAAGATCGTCGGCTCTCTGTGTGCCATTGCTGGGGTGCTAACCATCGCCCTGCCGGTGCCTGTTATCGTGTCCAACTTCAACTACTTCTATCACCGGGAGACGGAGGGAGAGGAGCAGGCACAGTACATGCACGTAGGGAGCTGCCAGCACTTGTCTTCTAATGAGGAGCTGAAAAAGACCCGGAGCAACTCCACTCTCAGCAAGTCAGAGTACATGGTGATAGAGGAAGGGGTGAGCCCGGGGCCATACAAGCAGCCCAGCTTTAAGACACCGAACTGTACCACCAACAACCCGAACTGTGTAAATATCAAGAAGATCTTTACCGACGTGTAA